Proteins co-encoded in one Bombus pyrosoma isolate SC7728 linkage group LG4, ASM1482585v1, whole genome shotgun sequence genomic window:
- the LOC122566996 gene encoding probable ATP-dependent RNA helicase DDX28 isoform X1 has translation MLFQFCHVGCKTTINATFLNVTRHYARAVVKIRRKKNAVANNEVKHEKTETPIIKCKKQMYDFYKDDARSKEKPILASHSWKNRKSKGDHFFIYPYNNDVAEANKEVDSETFQDLDVNPSLCNNLEDLNIYEPLEIQKLGIPKIFQECNVLIAAETGCGKTLAYLLPLITKILLWKQKEAERSINTPLGLIVTPSRELTVQIGLQLIKLSKHLNIKTKIVTGGRTKKIISDPPVGNIDVLVCSFGVISKLTTFGVYDLALTRFVVLDEADSLFHSSFETKLKVFLRRIPIGYHHYNTTENEFPNTAQLILVSASIPSGIKTVLSDIININSLEHVTTEKLHRILIPQKFVRLIPSQKPIELVKYVKSKVLNKQRVIVFSNRNSTSYWISLFLNECGVKVTNLNGDMPLHVRQGKYGEFLNGKTMVLSTTNGGSQGLDTIMVNHILNYDFPLDTSSYIHRCGRAGRVGTIGVSRVTNFISKLSEIVVVQKIEMAVRKMKPIPVFNLLDRKDEEEEETEYNFTEEMIEDLDEVENIPY, from the exons ATGTTGTTTCAGTTTTGTCACGTGGGTTGCAAAACTACAATTAATGcgacatttttaaatgttacacGACACTAT gcAAGGGCGGTAGTTAAAATTCGACGAAAAAAAAACGCCGTCGCTAATAATGAAGTAAAACATGAGAAAACAGAAACaccaataataaaatgtaaaaagcaGATGTATGATTTTTACAAAGATGATGCACGTTCCAAAGAAAAACCGATATTGGCCAGTCATAGCTGGAAAAACAGAAAGTCCAAAGGCGATCATTTCTTTATATACCCTTATAACAAT gATGTCGCGGAAGCGAATAAGGAAGTTGATTCTGAAACATTTCAGGATCTTGATGTAAATCCTTCTTTATGTAACAATTTagaagatttaaatatatacgaaCCTTTAGAAATCCAAAAGCTCGGAATACcaaaaatttttcaagaatgTAACGTATTAATAGCAGCAGAAACAGGATGTGGGAAAACATTAGCTTATCTTCTGCCATTGAtaactaaaattttgttatggaaacaaaaagaagCGGAAAGAAGTATAAATACACCACTAGGATTAATCGTAACTCCTTCGAGAGAATTAACAGTACAAATCGGG TTGCAACTGATTAAGCTATCTAAGCAccttaatattaaaacaaagataGTCACTGGTGGGAGGacaaaaaagataatatcGGATCCTCCTGTGGGAAACATCGACGTTCTTGTTTGTAGTTTTGGAGTTATTAGTAAATTGACAACGTTTGGTGTATATGATCTCGCACTTACAAGATTTGTTGTGTTAGACGAAGCAGATTCTTTGTTTCATTCTTCCTTTGAGACAAAGCTAAAAGTATTTCTGAGGAGAATACCG ATTGGATATCATCATTACAATACAACTGAGAATGAATTTCCTAATACAGCCCAACTCATTTTAGTCTCTGCGTCAATTCCGTCAGGTATTAAAACTGTGCTGAGCGACATCATAAAT ATAAATTCTTTGGAACATGTAACAACGGAAAAATTACATAGAATACTGATTCCACAAAAGTTTGTAAGATTAATTCCAAGCCAAAAGCCCATAGAGCTTGTGAAATATGTGAAaagcaaagtattaaataaacagCGTGTAATTGTATTCAGCAATCGAAATAGTACCTCCTATTGgatttccttatttttaaacgaatgcGGTGTCaaagttacaaatttaaatggCGATATGCCATTACATGTACGACAAGGAAAATACGGGGAATTCCTAAATGGCAAAACAATGGTGTTGTCTACAACGAACGGAGGATCCCAAGGTTTAGATACAATAATGGTTAATcacattttaaattatgatttCCCCTTAGACACGTCCAGCTACATACACAG ATGCGGTCGAGCTGGCAGAGTAGGTACCATAGGTGTGTCCAgagtaacaaattttatttccaaactGAGCGAAATCGTCGTAgttcaaaaaattgaaatggcagttagaaaaatgaaaccaATACCTGTGTTTAATCTTCTGGATAGgaaagacgaagaggaagaagaaacagaatacaattttacagAGGAAATGATCGAAGATCTAGATgaagtcgaaaatattccatactga
- the LOC122566996 gene encoding probable ATP-dependent RNA helicase DDX28 isoform X2 codes for MYDFYKDDARSKEKPILASHSWKNRKSKGDHFFIYPYNNDVAEANKEVDSETFQDLDVNPSLCNNLEDLNIYEPLEIQKLGIPKIFQECNVLIAAETGCGKTLAYLLPLITKILLWKQKEAERSINTPLGLIVTPSRELTVQIGLQLIKLSKHLNIKTKIVTGGRTKKIISDPPVGNIDVLVCSFGVISKLTTFGVYDLALTRFVVLDEADSLFHSSFETKLKVFLRRIPIGYHHYNTTENEFPNTAQLILVSASIPSGIKTVLSDIININSLEHVTTEKLHRILIPQKFVRLIPSQKPIELVKYVKSKVLNKQRVIVFSNRNSTSYWISLFLNECGVKVTNLNGDMPLHVRQGKYGEFLNGKTMVLSTTNGGSQGLDTIMVNHILNYDFPLDTSSYIHRCGRAGRVGTIGVSRVTNFISKLSEIVVVQKIEMAVRKMKPIPVFNLLDRKDEEEEETEYNFTEEMIEDLDEVENIPY; via the exons ATGTATGATTTTTACAAAGATGATGCACGTTCCAAAGAAAAACCGATATTGGCCAGTCATAGCTGGAAAAACAGAAAGTCCAAAGGCGATCATTTCTTTATATACCCTTATAACAAT gATGTCGCGGAAGCGAATAAGGAAGTTGATTCTGAAACATTTCAGGATCTTGATGTAAATCCTTCTTTATGTAACAATTTagaagatttaaatatatacgaaCCTTTAGAAATCCAAAAGCTCGGAATACcaaaaatttttcaagaatgTAACGTATTAATAGCAGCAGAAACAGGATGTGGGAAAACATTAGCTTATCTTCTGCCATTGAtaactaaaattttgttatggaaacaaaaagaagCGGAAAGAAGTATAAATACACCACTAGGATTAATCGTAACTCCTTCGAGAGAATTAACAGTACAAATCGGG TTGCAACTGATTAAGCTATCTAAGCAccttaatattaaaacaaagataGTCACTGGTGGGAGGacaaaaaagataatatcGGATCCTCCTGTGGGAAACATCGACGTTCTTGTTTGTAGTTTTGGAGTTATTAGTAAATTGACAACGTTTGGTGTATATGATCTCGCACTTACAAGATTTGTTGTGTTAGACGAAGCAGATTCTTTGTTTCATTCTTCCTTTGAGACAAAGCTAAAAGTATTTCTGAGGAGAATACCG ATTGGATATCATCATTACAATACAACTGAGAATGAATTTCCTAATACAGCCCAACTCATTTTAGTCTCTGCGTCAATTCCGTCAGGTATTAAAACTGTGCTGAGCGACATCATAAAT ATAAATTCTTTGGAACATGTAACAACGGAAAAATTACATAGAATACTGATTCCACAAAAGTTTGTAAGATTAATTCCAAGCCAAAAGCCCATAGAGCTTGTGAAATATGTGAAaagcaaagtattaaataaacagCGTGTAATTGTATTCAGCAATCGAAATAGTACCTCCTATTGgatttccttatttttaaacgaatgcGGTGTCaaagttacaaatttaaatggCGATATGCCATTACATGTACGACAAGGAAAATACGGGGAATTCCTAAATGGCAAAACAATGGTGTTGTCTACAACGAACGGAGGATCCCAAGGTTTAGATACAATAATGGTTAATcacattttaaattatgatttCCCCTTAGACACGTCCAGCTACATACACAG ATGCGGTCGAGCTGGCAGAGTAGGTACCATAGGTGTGTCCAgagtaacaaattttatttccaaactGAGCGAAATCGTCGTAgttcaaaaaattgaaatggcagttagaaaaatgaaaccaATACCTGTGTTTAATCTTCTGGATAGgaaagacgaagaggaagaagaaacagaatacaattttacagAGGAAATGATCGAAGATCTAGATgaagtcgaaaatattccatactga